A region from the Benincasa hispida cultivar B227 chromosome 10, ASM972705v1, whole genome shotgun sequence genome encodes:
- the LOC120089153 gene encoding uncharacterized mitochondrial protein AtMg00810-like codes for MVSGPIPFGHQSEKFDDPHMYQSVVATLQYITLTHLEISYSVNKACQFMHSPTILHWQLVKRILHYLKGTLSHGLLLKGTIDLKLYGFVDVVWASDLDDWKSTSRFCIFFALNLVTWDSKKQSIISRSSMEVEYWCLPLVATKMV; via the coding sequence ATGGTAAGCGGTCCTATACCATTTGGTCATCAAAGTGAGAAATTTGATGATCCTCATATGTATCAAAGTGTCGTTGCTACTTTGCAATATATTACTCTTACACATCTAGAAATCTCTTATAGTGTTAACAAAGCATGTCAATTCATGCATTCACCAACTATTCTCCACTGGCAATTGGTTAAACGTATCTTGCATTATTTGAAGGGCACTTTATCTCATGGCTTATTGCTTAAAGGTACTATTGATTTAAAGCTCTATGGTTTTGTTGATGTTGTTTGGGCATCAGATCTTGATGATTGGAAATCAACTTCTAGGTTTTGTATTTTCTTTGCTCTGAATCTAGTTACTTGGGATTCCAAGAAGCAGTCAATTATATCTCGTTCCAGCATGGAGGTCGAATACTGGTGTCTTCCCCTTGTGGCTACTAAAATGGTATAG